A segment of the Mercurialis annua linkage group LG4, ddMerAnnu1.2, whole genome shotgun sequence genome:
CACTCATTATGGTATATAAATAGAATTATTTTTCGCAAGTTCAACTGATAAAAAGTTATTCATTTTAGCATTTTTGCCGGAccagaattttaatttaatgcTGAATGGTTTTCAGTATTCTTAAGCAAACTTTCGTTGCTGTTGATGTGCAGTACAAGCAAGAAGATGAGTTCCATTCATGCTAATGTGTTGCTCATTTTGGCATTCTCTTATGGATTCTCTGCAAAGTAAAAAGGGTCAAAAAGATCCAAACATGTGCTGTCTGGAAAAAACACTGATAATAAGCGATTAATGTAAAGGTTTTAGTATTCAATCTTTAGAATGATATTAACCTTTTTCCTCACTCGCATTCGTGGGTCACTCATGTTCAAAGTATAGCTCAGTCGGTAGAGCTCTGCTCTTACAATTGGGTCGTTGTGATTACGTGTTCATCAGTCTGAAGCCGTCTAATCTCTCAGGTAAAATGGCGAGCTAGGTGGTTCAATCAAAGATCGAAGATTGCATAGTTCGCTTGGCGTTCCGCAATAGAATATCGGTAGCAGTACCTATCTATCAGTTCTTGAAGTAATAATGTATTAAAAGGTCATGTTTGGTTCATATTAAGGTAAGAATCTAATACAAGCTTCTCTAACTCTCAACAGCGAAGCTCTGCTCCATATGTCTTATGCCACTTTGTAGAGAATAAAGTAAAATTCTCGTTAAGGTAAGAATAAGTGCTGCTTGTCTCTATGGTATATCACGGAAACAAATCAATCTCGTATATAATTGCAACACGTGATACATGGTAGATGTGCCACACAAGTTGATTAGGCATTCAATAATTGAGATTATAACTAATTTGATGCTCCAATTTAAAATTCCGAGGttatttaaatacaaaataagtATCATACGCAAAAtagatatattattataatggATTAGTAAATTGTTATGAATTCTATCATAGTTAAATTTAGAAGGTGAAAGCTATCAAAAATCCTTGAGGTTTTGTAAAAGAGCACATACACACTTTTATTGTAAAAGCccttaatattttgaaaacattGTAAATAACCCTAAAGATAAGTACCGCCAAAAATTAATTGTTAACATGTTTATGTGAAAATGACTAACCGTCAAGacaaattttaagataaataaaatgcTGAATAGATTTATTAAATCAttcaaatacaaaattaaatgaaaagttGTTGCATAGGAGAAAGAAATTGGAGTTATTGCAACAAAGGTCGAAGGCGGTGAAACTGATGCAATGAAGCCGTTGTTATTATTGCTATTTCAAATTACAAAACGCACTACTGCATTGTGTAACACCATAATTGCCGACGCACTATGAGGCAACGATGATCGTGGTTGCTAGCGAGATTGACAATATTGTCGGCGGTGGTGGCAAAATCGACAACGATTGACTTCAATAACTTTGGTAATAAGTACATGTCAACATTTTAAACTATCTTGAGACTTTCTCTAAATAATTAGTCATTCGAACTAAACACCGTTAACGACTATTCTAACGGTGTTTAACTTTGGAGCTTATTTTCATATAATCAACAATGTTTAGGGTTTTATGATAAAAGAAATGATAGAAGGATTAAATACACTTGATAAAAACTTCAAGGCTGTTAATCTTATGAATTGAACTTTTGTTTGTACttaaaataaacttttgtttgtacttaaaataaacttttgtttataaaataattactcaTAAAAGTTAGATTTGACGGATGATTTAGTAATAATTTGGTTTAGGGTTTGAccttaaaacaataataataacccaatcaaacaaaaaaatcaaaatataacaacCTTATATAAACACACTCCATATTTCACTCTTTATCagcttctctctctaaaaaaaatctCCATTGCACTCTTTTCCATTAAAAAATGAGCTCTCAGATTATCAGATCTGCTTCTAGAGCGGCCAGGTCTCTTCTCTCCGCTTCTAAGACCTCCTCTCGTTTCTACTCCGGTAATGAAATTATtcatttttccaattttttttatgcaatttGTTAACTTCTTAATCTTTCTTTGTCTTGGTcgtaattatttttgatatggGTTGTCAAAAGATCAAATCCTTATTTAcgagttttgttttttttatcagattgttaaattttactaaatgggttttgatttattttagtgTACTTATTGGTGTAATAATGGAGATTTGATTTTGATGTGTAGAAGGGAGAGCTGTAGCTGCTGCAGCAGCAGTGTCATTAAGTGGAAAGGGTTCATCTTTTGGGAGGGCTGGTTCTGCTTCAACTGCTTCTAATCAATGGATTTCTGGAGTCCTTGCAATTCCTGCTGCAGGTTTTTGTTCATTagtttataaaaatgttttattgtCTGCTTTGATTGTGTGATTTTGTGGTTGAGATTATAGTTTATGAGAAATAATGTTGCCTATACGTGTTTGAAAAAATGTCTGACAGAAAATCTCGGTTTAAATGTGAGAATCTGGTAGATTAAGGAACAGAGATTTTCTACGAGATTGAAGAGGAGCCTTGTCCCTAGCTCTAGTTTTTGGCTTCCTGGGCCTCTTCTACAAGAATAACACCAGGCAAAATTTCTTATCTAGATTAGGTCCATACGCTATTTATGGTGCAACCAATCAGAAGTTACAAAATTAGAAAACAGAAAAAATAGGTAAGATTGTCTAATATTTGATTGGTTAGGTCCATAAATAATGTATTCATTTGATCTAGGTAAGCATGCCCATTAGCATGATAATGGGTGATTTTGATGTCATGGGattgattttgaacttgattgcTCCTCAACATTTTTCTCATACATTATCCCTAAACCCAAAAGATGTTGAAGATTATTAATAAGATTTTCTGCTTATTATAAGTACTAAACTAGCAATGCTACTTTTTGTTCGTGCTCTTTTCTCCTAAATACGAGAGAAGTGTCATTTTCCCTGTGATTTGATAGTATCATGGTATTGAATAATCGATTCTACAGATCTCATGTGTGTTTCTGAGACCGCTTAAAGCAACATATATTTTCGTGGGCAGATTTATGAGTAATGTTGGGTGAATTTGTTAAGTAGAATATAATAGAAGAGAAAGAAGGATTGTCTAACAACATGTTATATAAATTCTTTTTGATTGTATGATATAATTACGGATCTTTTTCTCTTTTCGTTTAGGTTTTGATGTCTCGTATCCTAACTTTTCCTGTTCTTTGAATCTTATCTGTAGTTTACATGCTTCAGGAGCAGGAAGCACATGCTGCAGAGGTATTCTTATGAGCATTTCAATCTGTATCCACTAATACGACCTACTGTTTTTTTTCCTCTCTCGCTTCTTGTCATTTtcttagaattttaaaatataatatatcttCGGCTCTTTATTCAGCTGGAGCGAACTTTCATTGCAATCAAGCCTGACGGAGTGCAGAGAGGACTGGTAAGATGGCACTTGTATATACTATCCAATACGGCTTCttatatttgtttcttatcgaTTGCTTTTGGTGAGAATAGTTGTTGTTTGGAACATATGATCTTATGTCACCCTTTGTTTCAGATTGCAGAAATCATTGCTCGTTTTGAGCGTAAAGGGTTCAAGCTTGTTGGAGTGAAAGTTGTGGTTCCTTCAAAGGACTTTGCTCAGAAGCATTATCATGATCTCAAGGAAAGGCCATTCTTTGATGGTCTTTGTGATTTCCTTAGCTCTGGTCCGGTTATTGCTATGGTAAGCATAACCTGAGTTCTCTTTCTAATGTTTAATGTTTGCTTTTGAGTTCTGCAAACTGATCCAGCTCATGTAGGTATGGGAAGGAGAAGGAGTGATTAAGTACGGAAGAAAACTCATTGGAGCAACAGATCCTCAGAAATCTGAACCTGGAACTATCCGAGGTGATCTTGCAGTCGTTGTCGGAAGGTAAGTCAATTTGCATTTGGTCAAAATCATTTATTTGCTggattgtttttgttctgtTATTGTGATTAATTCAGTTTCagacaaatttaattattctgTCGATCAAAGAGAGTAATTCGGTTTTGGTCAAATTGTTTGGTTCTTAGTCAAACCGATCATTTGCTCACCCCTGTCTGCTCGCAATTGTTTTCTGTGCAGAAACATCATCCATGGAAGTGATGGACTAGAAACTGCCAAGGACGAGATTAACTTGTGGTTCAAACCAGAGGAATTGGTGAGCTATACAAACAATGCTGAGAAGTGGATTTATGGAACCAATTGATGAAAAAGATGACTAGTTTTCAAATTTTCTCTGAGAGATTTAGATCCCATATTTGAGGTGGGAAGAGTCAGAATCATTAGAATAAAATTGTTTATGTTGAGGGAGGCATAGCCTTAGTGGGATTAAAACTTCACAATAATCTATTTGCCTCTTTTCATACTTGATCCTAAATTCTAATCATATAATTATGTAGCATTCaagttaattattttagatTAATGATTCCTGCACcatctattttatattttatgtgttatctcatatattatcatataagatcaataattttatcttaaatttacTATATATGTTTATCtccattaaatttaaaatgttcgaGTATAAATTTGAGATCAttgtattataaaatttaaaattgttcaTTTGAtactacaaaaatataaatatatataattaacttatatattttgataaagaTCATACATTTTTACTGCTTAACCTTTTCATTTCAATAAATCTTATTGATTTTttcatctattttatttttatcgctTTTATTATTGCCTCTcaactataataaaaaaattaatataaatcagTAGATGTAATTCATTTTCTTAACTATATAAATTTGTGTTTCATAAACAAAGAATAATTAGAATTGAGtatgaaataaaattgaaattctatttatatggataatttttataaagtaACATATTTTTGAGGAGTAATTAATTTGACGATTAACAAATATATTTAgagtaatatttattataaatcaaCCAATCAAACTGTTCAATTACTTATTAAACCGGCTTACTATATGTCAGATTCTTTCACCATTgtactaaaattatttattttatagatttaCTTTTAAGTgaaaaaagaaaaccaaatgaaAACAACTAATTCTAAAAACCGAGTTAAATTTTGCTCACGAATATATCAAACTTTACCAGTGAAACCTAGCTCAAGTGGCTAAAATTCTCCAgtgcatttttaaaatttcagttttgAGTCTTAATAGAGCAAGTTGTATAAtggcatttaaaaaaaatagaaaaatttaactaaacgtAAATTGAAATCTATTTCTACCTCtataggctaataatcaccaaCGGCCCTCGACCTTTACCACAAACTTCCCtaaattctttatatttttaaaagtatccATAAACCTTCAATCTTCATGGCGGCGCTCATTTATTGTCCTtatggacaaaaatacccctCAGTGCGTCATTTTTTGGCGGctgtcatttaaaaaaaaattgacggctCCATGTCAACTGACACGTCACCAAAacaccctaaaaaattaaaaacctaaaatacccctaaattaatatttgaaaaaaaaaaatctaaaccaaCCAAAATCATCAATTCAAACCCAATCCAACACCCCCCACTCAACCCACCTGACCCAACCCATCCAACCCCTCCAAATCGTCTGAGAAGACGCTGTTCTTGAACGAACAGATCGTTCCTTCTCCTTTCTTGAAGGAACGATctgttccttcaagaacagatctcTGTTATTGAAGGAACAAAACAgttccttcaagaacagatgACCGGAGGCGGTGGCGAAGGACGGCGGCGGCCGATGGTGGCGGAGGGCGGCGACGGCCTGCGGTGATGGATAAATTGACCAGGTGGGTTGAGTTCGATTGAGTGTGGTTGAATTTGATAAAGTGTTTGGGGGTATTTTGGATGTTTTTTTTGGATATTTAGTGACGTGTCAGTGGACACCTGGCGCCgccattttttttagatatacaGCCGTCAAAAAAtaaggggtattttcgtccagaATGGCGCCGCCATAAAAGTTGGAGGTTTAGGAAAATTTTTGAAAGTAGAGAGGATTTAGAGAAGTTTGGGGTAAAAGTCGAGgccgtcggtgattattagtCAACTCTATATATTAAACCTTTTATTATACACTTtacagtaattttttttttataatacacTTTACAGTTTACAGTAATTAGTCAACGCGGTAaactgtttttcttttttcactttttggTTACAAGCGGACTTGAAAGTGTAATTTGAGACAATAATGCTTAATCAATATAGTAAATTGAAATCCGCCCAGAGAATATAAACTGTTTATAaaatcgaaattaaatataagagGAAATTAAATTACCTCAACTCAAAGAAAAAACGCAACTCTGTTTACATACATAAACTTACCTTCGTCTATTCTCGCAGACTCTCTCCGGTGAACTGATTTTTCTTCTTGCCGCCGCCAATTAGTCGCAGCTTTCAAAACCCTAACCGTAATTCTTTTCCGTCAACAATCTCTTTAATACCAGTAAGTTCCTATTTCTATCTTCCGTTAGTGTTATCCACTAATTGATTATATGTTCCACCTCTTTCGCCAGTATTTTGGTTGATTTAGTCGTTGTTAATGCTTAATTTTTCAGCAGTAGTTTATTATGAGTTAACTAATGCTAGTTTTGTCTGGTTAACATATAAAGCATgtacattaaattttttattaaatgattGAGCTagctattatttttatttttagggttactaaataataaaatcaaagtaCATTATTGTGCTAGGATTGTCAAATTTTCCTGTGTTTTGATTGTTAACTAGTTATTGTAGGCATTGCTGCCTAGTCAAATATTAAGCTTTAGAGACACCGTGTTTACTTTCATGACATATTGTTGTGTGATTCCGTTCCCAGATGGCGGCCAAACCACTTACTCGTGAGGAAATTGCTAATACTGAGAAGAAATTGGATATGCCATTAGGTATATTCCTACCTGAAATTACTGACTCTTGACCAGATTTTCTGTTTGTGAATTGTTTGCTTATGGATATTGATTTTCTTGTTCTTTCAGAGGACATCATAAAATTGTCTAAAAATACAACTAATTTCAAGAAACAGCAAAGAGCTCCGGTATGGAACATTTACATAAGAACCTGCTTTTGCTTCATGTTCTATGTTTTTGATACTTGATTGATGGTATTGAGTATGTCTGCAGAATAAAGGTCGGAAAGTTTTTAATAATGCTGCACAGGAGAAAGCTTTGAAAGTGCAGCGTTATATGGACTCAAGACCCTTTGTTCGACAGGTATGAATCTACTGCTGCTATAAATATTTGCTGAAATGCTGCATCTTTTCCTTTATTTTCCTACGCAGTTATAGTTGTATTGTATCTtcatttaaatcaatttttttgggACCAGGGTGCTTTAGCTCAAAGAAGGTCGAATTTTCAGGGGAATCAATTTCGTTTAACTACTGAGGTTGCACGGAAGGCTGCAGTTGCTTCATTTCACAGCAGGCCTTTTGATCGTAGTACGGTGGCTAATTCAGACAAAGCAAGGTAATATTCATTTATActgcattttttttcttatctgCAATTACGATTCTAGAGCAGTGAAGTGAAGCAGTGGCACCAATAGTTATCCATCTAATTTTTTACCTTATTATTGACCTTCCGCAGGTAATATGATATATGTGGTCTTCTGGTTATTGTTATTGTTGCCTCCCAGTGCATTCTGGAACTTGCCTAGGTGATTGGTGGTTGTCAAGTGACAAGTTTTGGACCTTTTTTAATATCTGGCTTCTCTGCCAGATTATAATGCCTGCATTTTTACTTGCACATATCTGGCGTAGGATGTCTCTCAATTAGGATGTATGGTGTTAATGGACATGattatttggaaataaatctTCCATCATCTTGGTAGGCTTCACAAGTAATGGATTTTATGTGATTGAGTGATTTTGGGTGAAGTTGTCGGTTTATAAAACGTGCTGAAAGTCTTGGATGCATCTGAAGGACAATAAAGGTGTGGGtatgaaattaatttagaaGTTTGATCTTTTGACTTCATCATTCTGCACTATTGTGCTTCTCGTTGTTACTTAGGACTCATTATTGTGTTGTCTAGCAGCAGTGTCAAGTGGGTAACACATTTTCATCTCTATTTTGCGGTTATCATCGTTTATTGTGCTGAGGGGTAATCACGTTCTAATTAGCATGACTATTCTTGTGGTTGTATTGCTCTCTGGTGATAACTACCAGTTTTCCATGAGCATTTAGGTCGGTTATCTGGTCATACCACTTTTGTTCTTTGTTTGAACTTTTGATTGTCCTATAATTATATCAACTATCCTGGAATGGGGTCACTTTTTTTGGGTATGAAGTTTCGCTTGACTTCTGAAGTATCTGCTGTTTTAGTTAACTCTGTCTGATGCATCATCCTTCTCCATCATCCCTTTTTTTATCTTCTGCCTCTTACATGATTGGGTCACGGATTGATTGGTGGTGGTGGAGCTGTGTCAATATCGATGGGAAAAGTTTTTGGCTTGCAGAATGGAGCTTTCTGTTGCACAATTGCGTGCTTCAGCTGATTAAATAAATGGGAAGGATTTGGAGGACTTCATGTCAAAAGATTGTACTCCTGTGATATCAGACATCTCTTCTGCAAAGTCTCTGGCTTCTGTGCATTGTAGTATTATTCTTGCAGCACTGGTTCTGAAGTTGAAGTCATCTGTTTGTTGAGTTATGTTGGTTGGTTCGGAAGTTGAAGTATTCTGTTAGTTGAGTTATGTTGGTTGGTTCGGAAGTTGAAGTATTCTGTTAGTTGAGTTATGTTGGTTGGTTCGGAAGTTGAAGCATTCTGTTTGTTGAGTTGTGTCGGTTGCAACTGTTGTTCTCATAGTTGTTTCTGAGTTGTGTTGCTAAACGTCGGTCCTGCTCAGTTTTCTTGTAGCAAAGCATTTCATGTTCAAGAGTTGTACTCCTGATACCCGTCTGTGATTTTAAATCTGAGTGtaataaaatgaaatgaaatggaAATTGAAGTCGCATCGGTATCGTAAAGTGGTTTGTTTTTATCTATCTTTAGTTGGATTCCCTTTCAGTCAGGACGGTAAGGCCTTCTATGCTCAACCAGGCAATTTATAGATTGTACTTGAATGACACTGAACATGGTGCTAACAAGTTTGAAGGCTTCGTTATCCGTTTTGGAGTCAGTTGCTTGATAGTCTTTTTCATGTTTTTATG
Coding sequences within it:
- the LOC126677421 gene encoding uncharacterized protein LOC126677421, yielding MAAKPLTREEIANTEKKLDMPLEDIIKLSKNTTNFKKQQRAPNKGRKVFNNAAQEKALKVQRYMDSRPFVRQGALAQRRSNFQGNQFRLTTEVARKAAVASFHSRPFDRSTVANSDKARTGAFMVQRAANGGFATKSAQQPQQLKQQQHKQQLDGGVKPRPQTLDSRFANMKEERMKVLSRQNNIGQRNGNGFRPRVPWARGRWQPMHGFSY
- the LOC126678705 gene encoding nucleoside diphosphate kinase 3-like, giving the protein MSSQIIRSASRAARSLLSASKTSSRFYSEGRAVAAAAAVSLSGKGSSFGRAGSASTASNQWISGVLAIPAAVYMLQEQEAHAAELERTFIAIKPDGVQRGLIAEIIARFERKGFKLVGVKVVVPSKDFAQKHYHDLKERPFFDGLCDFLSSGPVIAMVWEGEGVIKYGRKLIGATDPQKSEPGTIRGDLAVVVGRNIIHGSDGLETAKDEINLWFKPEELVSYTNNAEKWIYGTN